Proteins encoded within one genomic window of Glycine soja cultivar W05 chromosome 1, ASM419377v2, whole genome shotgun sequence:
- the LOC114415769 gene encoding uncharacterized protein LOC114415769: MMVEVKRKEPDTETSPGDDTTRHTKKTKVQPGETFFAGKVTANINTSSPSFTPSACKDIQPMLDSEKTPSSDSKGSAGNAAPSNYSSIVDPHSPQGNGSPQSQPSVSTNRSISDVDSAVQMLEAGSGVTVHVDLDERVGEYVVKIKRSINSTAENEHKLEETKQLAESAGMLLVQAEVLRHMGEQLLVKYRESVQRVIRKPALRIDFSP, from the exons ATGATGGTTGAAGTTAAGAGGAAGGAGCCGGACACCGAAACCAGTCCCGGAGATGACACAACAAGGCATACTAAGAAGACAAAGGTCCAACCAGGTGAAACCTTTTTCGCAGGTAAGGTCACAGCCAACATCAACACATCATCTCCGTCGTTTACTCCTTCCGCATGTAAAGATATTCAGCCAATGCTTGACAGCGAGAAAACGCCATCCTCGGACTCCAAGGGTTCAGCGG GAAACGCTGCACCGTCTAATTATTCATCAATCGTTGACCCACATTCTCCCCAAGGAAATGGCAGTCCACAATCTCAACCCTCCGTCTCGACCAATCGTAGCATATCAGACGTTGATTCAGCGG TACAAATGTTAGAGGCAGGGTCAGGGGTGACTGTACATGTGGACCTTGATGAGCGCGTCGGAGAATATGTTGTGAAGATCAAGAGGAGCATTAATTCAACTGCAGAAAATGAACATAAATTGGAAGAGACAAAGCAATTGGCTGAAAGTGCTGGAATGTTGTTAGTTCAAGCTGAGGTCCTTCGTCACATGGGAGAGCAACTACTTGTTAAGTACAGAGAATCGGTTCAACGTGTAATCCGAAAGCCTGCGCTCAGAATTGATTTCTCACCATGA